Proteins encoded by one window of Bdellovibrionales bacterium:
- a CDS encoding trypsin-like peptidase domain-containing protein, producing the protein MGIISKYLFLSSFFAFASLPFSLVASVAQSSTSLPPGDYSYHPETDSYVPFGGDPNKKRTGFVEDDYSGRSAWQTDSSLSNFGRDCENAPGLSKNARQIEQVGRFIKTKIIGKDDRCPLRYGPDATDADRAMYGTGQLFDREGQCGPLVNGRANCTGTGHLVHDTNLVITNAHVFRYGDNDEFQADPRKGFTFSTRVWSPKTKGYVIRRFKIKEFFFGTDNPNQHPELDYVFLRLEEQVGKIVDGMEVPEKHQIKPLPFKIVDQNKAPNAALTVGYNSEIRDFSKNCAPFSLTVGANDVRSGANRFNNPEKLYFHNGDTLEGASGSAIALLDENGKPYYAALHRGSDSAFRNEMSSSSGQSGTKSEGGGVASISDRNALRNIAINASTFYKSFMEFAQAESR; encoded by the coding sequence ATGGGTATCATTTCAAAATATCTTTTTTTAAGTAGCTTTTTCGCTTTTGCATCTCTGCCATTCTCGCTAGTTGCATCGGTGGCTCAGTCAAGCACTAGCCTCCCCCCTGGAGATTACAGCTACCATCCCGAAACAGATTCTTATGTGCCTTTTGGCGGAGATCCGAACAAGAAGCGCACAGGCTTTGTGGAAGACGACTATTCCGGACGCTCTGCCTGGCAGACGGATTCCAGTTTAAGTAACTTTGGCCGCGATTGCGAAAATGCCCCGGGTCTTTCTAAGAACGCCCGCCAAATTGAGCAAGTGGGTCGTTTTATCAAAACAAAGATTATTGGTAAGGACGATCGCTGTCCGCTAAGGTATGGGCCTGATGCAACAGATGCAGATCGGGCAATGTATGGGACGGGCCAGCTTTTTGATCGCGAGGGTCAATGTGGGCCTTTGGTTAATGGAAGGGCAAATTGCACCGGAACCGGCCACCTGGTTCATGACACAAATTTAGTCATTACGAACGCTCACGTTTTTCGGTACGGTGACAATGATGAATTTCAAGCTGATCCAAGGAAAGGTTTCACATTTAGCACCAGGGTGTGGAGTCCAAAAACCAAGGGATATGTTATTCGGCGATTTAAGATCAAAGAGTTTTTTTTCGGAACCGATAATCCAAATCAACATCCAGAGCTGGATTATGTGTTCCTTCGCTTGGAGGAACAGGTCGGCAAAATAGTTGATGGCATGGAAGTGCCAGAAAAACACCAGATAAAACCGTTACCATTTAAAATTGTTGATCAGAATAAAGCTCCAAACGCCGCGCTAACGGTCGGGTACAATTCGGAAATTCGCGATTTCTCGAAGAATTGTGCGCCGTTTAGTCTCACCGTAGGAGCAAATGACGTCCGGTCAGGGGCGAATCGATTCAATAATCCAGAGAAGTTGTATTTCCATAATGGGGACACTCTTGAGGGGGCTTCGGGCTCTGCAATCGCCCTTCTCGATGAGAATGGTAAGCCGTATTATGCGGCTCTTCACAGAGGCTCAGATTCTGCTTTCCGGAACGAAATGAGTTCCAGTTCAGGCCAAAGTGGCACAAAATCTGAGGGGGGTGGGGTTGCTTCAATTTCTGACAGAAACGCCCTGAGAAATATTGCCATCAATGCGAGCACGTTCTACAAATCTTTTATGGAATTCGCCCAGGCAGAGTCTAGATGA